The following coding sequences lie in one Yoonia sp. G8-12 genomic window:
- a CDS encoding LptA/OstA family protein, translated as MLKHIAFWAALSFTAPLASHAQTNINLGGIEVDTAAAIEVTAESLAIDQDSGTAVFEGNVMILQGALRLTAGRVEVVYGTDTSEIARLLASGGVTFVTADEAAEAEQADYDIRTGLLVLSGDVLLTQGASAISAGQMTINVTDGTATMDGRVRTVLQQGDN; from the coding sequence ATGCTGAAACATATCGCATTTTGGGCAGCTCTTTCTTTCACAGCGCCTCTGGCGTCACACGCCCAGACCAACATCAATCTAGGTGGAATAGAAGTTGATACGGCGGCCGCAATAGAGGTGACCGCGGAAAGCCTTGCGATTGATCAAGACAGCGGCACGGCGGTTTTTGAAGGTAACGTGATGATCTTGCAGGGTGCACTGCGCCTGACGGCTGGCCGGGTAGAGGTGGTTTATGGCACCGATACGTCGGAGATCGCGCGCCTTCTCGCATCGGGCGGCGTTACTTTTGTAACCGCAGATGAAGCCGCTGAAGCAGAGCAGGCCGATTATGATATTCGTACCGGCCTTCTGGTTCTGAGCGGCGACGTTTTACTGACGCAAGGCGCAAGCGCGATTTCTGCGGGACAGATGACAATCAACGTCACAGACGGTACCGCAACGATGGACGGACGCGTACGTACCGTTCTGCAACAAGGTGACAACTGA
- the lptB gene encoding LPS export ABC transporter ATP-binding protein yields the protein MPDAPQLSIKVGDVGLHIVNLRKSYRKRLVIRDVSIDLGRGEVVALLGPNGSGKTTCFYAIAGLVTPEGGRVIIDGRDVTTLPMYRRAQLGIGYLPQEMSIFRGLSVEDNIMSILEIAVPDRHRRRERLEELLSEFSIEHLRRASAMALSGGERRRVEIARCLAAGPKYVLLDEPFAGVDPIAVGEIRHLVADLKNRGIGVLITDHNVQETLQIVDRAYILHDGKVLMSGTTQEVVQDENVRRVYLGKNFRVN from the coding sequence ATGCCTGACGCGCCTCAACTCAGCATCAAAGTCGGTGATGTCGGGCTTCATATTGTCAATTTACGCAAAAGCTATCGCAAGAGACTGGTCATCCGCGACGTAAGCATTGATCTGGGACGAGGCGAGGTGGTGGCGCTTCTCGGGCCGAACGGATCTGGCAAAACAACCTGTTTTTATGCCATTGCCGGGCTTGTGACCCCAGAAGGCGGGCGCGTCATCATTGATGGCCGTGATGTGACAACCTTGCCAATGTATCGCCGTGCACAGCTTGGGATCGGGTATCTTCCGCAGGAAATGTCGATCTTTCGCGGTTTGTCCGTGGAGGACAACATCATGTCGATCCTTGAAATCGCCGTGCCTGACAGACACCGCCGTAGGGAACGGCTCGAAGAGCTCTTGTCGGAATTCTCGATTGAACACTTGCGGCGCGCCTCTGCGATGGCGCTTTCAGGTGGTGAACGCAGGCGGGTCGAGATCGCGCGCTGTCTTGCAGCGGGGCCAAAGTACGTCCTGCTTGATGAACCTTTCGCCGGGGTTGACCCGATTGCCGTGGGCGAAATCCGGCATTTGGTGGCTGACCTGAAAAACCGTGGTATCGGCGTTTTGATCACCGATCACAATGTGCAGGAAACGCTTCAGATCGTCGACCGTGCCTACATTTTGCACGACGGCAAGGTGCTGATGAGTGGGACAACACAAGAGGTTGTTCAGGATGAAAACGTCCGCCGCGTCTATCTAGGAAAAAACTTCCGGGTGAACTGA
- the hpf gene encoding ribosome hibernation-promoting factor, HPF/YfiA family, which yields MRYQISGKQIDIGAALQTHVQTELEEILSKYAGRPTEAYVVFSKSGHEYVCEAVVHLSTGLTAQATGKANEIYAAFDASSEKMDKQLRRYKRRLKDHHKERSQPVELSDAGSYILESREESDDDGQDSVNAMIVAEMETKIPSLSVGEAVMQMEIASAPVLVFRNEKHNGVNVVYRRDDGNIGWIDPRSSG from the coding sequence ATGCGTTACCAAATCAGTGGAAAACAAATCGACATTGGCGCAGCCTTACAAACTCATGTGCAGACCGAGCTAGAAGAAATTCTGAGCAAATATGCCGGGCGTCCAACGGAAGCTTATGTTGTGTTTTCAAAGTCGGGCCACGAGTATGTTTGCGAAGCCGTTGTACATCTTTCAACGGGCCTCACTGCCCAAGCGACTGGCAAAGCGAACGAGATTTACGCCGCTTTTGATGCAAGTTCCGAAAAAATGGACAAGCAGCTTCGCCGCTATAAACGCCGCCTGAAGGATCACCACAAGGAACGATCACAGCCAGTTGAACTTTCGGACGCTGGGTCATATATCCTCGAATCAAGAGAAGAGTCTGATGACGACGGGCAAGACTCAGTGAACGCGATGATCGTCGCTGAGATGGAGACAAAAATACCATCGCTGTCTGTTGGTGAAGCGGTCATGCAGATGGAAATTGCAAGTGCCCCGGTTTTGGTTTTCCGGAACGAAAAACACAACGGGGTGAACGTCGTTTATCGACGCGATGACGGAAACATTGGATGGATCGATCCCCGCTCATCGGGTTAG
- the ptsN gene encoding PTS IIA-like nitrogen regulatory protein PtsN, protein MQLSDILKANAVKSISSCTSKKRLFHDLGELAETSYGLSATSVIEALMERENLGPTGVGQGIALPHARMPEAKDVFGLFLRLEKPLDFDAVDRQPVDLVFALIAPENAGVDHLKALALVSRTLRNTSICAKLRANQEANTLHTILTAVESTQAA, encoded by the coding sequence ATGCAACTTAGCGACATTCTCAAGGCGAATGCTGTAAAGTCTATTTCATCTTGCACCAGCAAGAAGCGTCTCTTCCATGATCTGGGCGAGCTTGCTGAGACCAGTTATGGGCTCAGCGCCACCAGCGTGATCGAGGCATTGATGGAACGCGAAAACCTTGGGCCAACAGGTGTGGGCCAAGGCATTGCGTTGCCACATGCGCGCATGCCAGAGGCCAAAGATGTGTTCGGTCTGTTCTTGCGCTTAGAAAAACCGCTGGACTTTGATGCCGTCGACCGCCAGCCGGTGGATCTGGTTTTTGCACTTATTGCACCTGAAAACGCTGGCGTTGATCACCTTAAGGCGCTTGCATTGGTGTCACGGACACTGCGCAATACGTCAATTTGCGCCAAGCTTCGCGCCAACCAAGAAGCAAACACACTGCATACGATTCTGACTGCGGTTGAATCTACTCAGGCAGCCTAA
- a CDS encoding sulfotransferase family 2 domain-containing protein: MSRFDYFILLAEMRTGSNLLEANINMLDGVTCHGEAFNPSFVGYPKTDTLLGIDRDAREKDPFALLERIKESDTLAGFRFFHDHDPRVLNTCLEDPRCAKIVLTRNPLDSFVSWKIAQATGQWKLTNATHSKSTTITFDPAAFEMHLEAIQGFQVRIHRALQTSGQTAFYINYDDLRDVDVLNGLAQFLGVEARLSNVNKKLKKQNPEPLEQRVSNFDEMKAALGRLDRFDLGRTPHFEPNRGPAIPTYVAAPQSAVLYMPLQSGPDKAVRKWLADLDDAQPDALIRKFTQKSLRMWQEAHQTHRSFAVLRHPLARAHAAFCDRILLNGPRNLPEIRANLIRVHKLKLPEVAPDVADKSSYTDVDHRRAFEGFLTFLKTNLAGQTSIRVDTSWASQLTLLQGMAQFAVPDFILREETLAEDLAFVAQQVGLSKSPLLADTAHRWEARLSAIYDPALEAAARDAYARDYAAFGFGNWA, translated from the coding sequence ATGAGCCGGTTTGACTATTTCATCTTGCTCGCGGAAATGCGGACTGGGTCCAATCTTCTCGAAGCGAACATCAACATGCTTGATGGCGTCACGTGTCATGGTGAAGCGTTTAATCCGTCTTTCGTTGGCTACCCCAAGACTGATACCTTACTGGGTATCGACAGGGACGCCCGCGAGAAAGATCCCTTTGCCTTGCTGGAACGGATCAAGGAAAGCGACACGTTGGCGGGCTTTCGTTTCTTTCACGATCACGATCCGCGCGTTTTGAATACCTGTTTGGAGGACCCGCGATGCGCGAAGATCGTCCTGACCCGTAACCCGCTGGATAGTTTTGTCAGCTGGAAGATCGCGCAGGCTACGGGGCAATGGAAGTTGACGAATGCCACGCATTCCAAATCAACAACCATCACATTCGACCCCGCCGCATTTGAGATGCATTTGGAGGCGATCCAGGGTTTTCAGGTGCGGATACATCGTGCGCTGCAAACGAGCGGTCAAACCGCATTTTACATCAACTACGATGATCTGCGCGACGTGGATGTGCTTAACGGCTTGGCCCAATTTCTTGGTGTTGAGGCGCGGCTTTCCAATGTGAACAAGAAGCTCAAAAAGCAAAACCCAGAGCCCTTGGAACAAAGGGTGAGCAATTTTGACGAGATGAAGGCGGCCCTTGGCAGGTTGGACCGCTTTGATTTGGGACGCACACCGCATTTTGAACCGAACCGAGGCCCCGCGATTCCAACCTATGTTGCCGCACCGCAATCGGCAGTGTTGTATATGCCGTTGCAGTCAGGCCCTGACAAAGCAGTGCGGAAATGGTTGGCCGACCTGGATGATGCGCAGCCTGATGCGCTGATCAGGAAATTCACGCAAAAGTCGCTGCGCATGTGGCAGGAAGCCCATCAAACGCACCGAAGCTTTGCCGTTTTGCGGCACCCGCTTGCCCGTGCCCATGCCGCGTTTTGCGACCGGATTCTGCTGAATGGTCCGCGAAACCTACCCGAGATTCGTGCAAACCTGATCCGGGTGCATAAATTAAAACTGCCTGAGGTTGCCCCGGACGTTGCCGACAAAAGCTCCTACACGGACGTGGATCACCGGCGTGCCTTTGAGGGCTTTCTGACATTCCTCAAAACAAACTTGGCTGGACAAACCAGTATTCGCGTTGATACGTCCTGGGCGAGCCAGCTTACGCTTTTGCAGGGGATGGCGCAGTTCGCAGTTCCCGATTTTATCCTGCGCGAAGAGACCTTGGCAGAAGACCTTGCCTTTGTTGCGCAGCAGGTAGGTCTTTCGAAATCCCCGCTGCTGGCCGATACGGCGCACCGGTGGGAAGCACGGCTATCGGCGATCTATGATCCCGCGCTAGAGGCTGCCGCACGCGATGCATATGCACGCGATTATGCGGCTTTTGGATTTGGAAATTGGGCTTAG